The genomic window TGTACCATTGATATCTGCTCGATTAGCTCCATGGCCTCTGAGTATTGCCATCGCTGCTCTATTATCAACCGTAGCATCCACATGAATAGCCGCAAGATGCACTATATCTGCTCTTTCATGGACATCTACAGTTCCAACATATGCATTAACATGATTAAGTGAAATATTTTCCCATTCAACCTGATTTCCGATCCCTGCTCTCAGAACCATAACTGCCGCGACATTTTGATCCGCTCCAAAATCTGGATCTTGATCATGATAAGCCAAAAATATAATGGCTTCTTGCTCTTGAAGATTTAAGGCATGGGCTACAAATTGTCCAATGCGATGATCTGTAATGTAAGCTTCTTCAACATCACGTTTAAACATTTCTACAACAGCATTAACTCGATCCAGATCTCCTTCACCTGGAATTGCCTTTGCGAGCATAAAAGAGGAAGCACGCTTCTGCTGTGGATCTACCAAAGCAGAAATTGTTGCAATATTTGCTGGAGTGGGGGCAATACCCACTGTAATTAAACTTGCTGCATCAAGTTGATCTTTTGCAGAAAATTTAGAAACCTGTTCAATCTGCGTTTTATCTAATAGGTCAGCTTCATCTGTTACCTGTGCAAGAGCTGAAGCAGCTCCTAATTGATTATATAATTCATCGGCAGAAGCAGCTGCACCAGGAGCAACAACTGTCCTTGCAGCTTTTTCACCATATTTTTCTGCCATATCTTGTTGGAAAAGCTTCCCTTTTCCTGCATCAGAGGTATTTTGAAAACCAAAAAGAGCGACCTGAATGACGAGAACACTTGCACATGTTCTAAAACTTAATTTCTTTCCAATTTTTGTTGCGTTTATTTTTACAAAATCAATTTTCATTGTTAGAATCCTTTGTTGAATTAAACTGTTTTGGAACCGTTTTTAGCAATTAAATTAATGACCAGCTCTAAAATAATCATCATACTTTTATTAGCTCTCTTGCTGATCATCCTGTTAAATAAAAAAATTTCTACCTTTTTAAGTGAAACTATAGATTTATAAAAAAATCAACCCAAAAAGTCAAGGATTATGCAAAATTTTAACCCATTACTCTTCTCTTACACTCATATCCGTTTGAAAATATAATCTTTTAAACTTATCGTTTTATAAACTATTTGTGTTTTTTAAGCACTTTTTCTCTTTTTCTTTTTTAAGTTTTGCATTCTACTTTTGTTTGAACTATAAGAAGCCTTATGACTTCTTTTTTACATGGTTGGCTCCCTCTTGATAAACCCTATGGGATTTCTTCAACACAGGCTCTGACGCGTCTCAAGCACTTTGTGCATCAGACGTTTTTTTCTTCTTTCAAAAAAATGCCTTTAAAAATTGGGCACGGAGGCACTTTAGATCCTTTAGCAACGGGCGTTCTCCCCATCGCACTCGGAGAAGCCACAAAAACGGTTGATTATGTAATGGGATCTTCAAAAGAATATCTTTTTGAAGTCACCTGGGGAGAGAGGCGTACAACGGATGATAAAGAAGGAGAAATCCTAGAAGTTTCTTCTCTGCGTCCTTCCGCCACTCAAATTCTCTCTGTTCTTCCTTCATTTACGGGACTTATTTCTCAGCGCCCTCCTCTTTATTCGGCCTTAAAGATAAAAGGGGTCCCTTCTTATAAGCTTGCGCGCTCTGGAGAAGATGTTATTTTATCAGAGCGCATTATAAAGATTGAAACACTCACCCTTTTAGATGCAAAAATTGATTCTGCAACTTTTTTTGTAAGATGCGGAAAAGGAACGTATATTCGATCAATTGCCCGGGATCTCGCAAAAACACTAGGAACATGCGGGTATGTTTCTTCCTTAAAACGAACAAAAGTAGGTCTTTTTGATCTTTCTTGTACAATTTCTCTGGATAATCTTGAAAGAGTGGGGCATAAGATAAGTGAGAATCTTTTTTCTCTTGACGCCGTGCTGGACGACATCCCGGCCGTGAGTGTCTCAGAAAAGGAAGCTTTAGCCCTTAAGCAAGGCCAAAAAGTAAACCTTTCTGAGAGGCCTCAATTGCTGTCAAAGGGAGAAGGGACTCTTGTTGTTGTTAAAACCGAAGGTAAGAATATTATAGGTTTTGGTCATTATGACGTGCCGTTGATGTCTTTACATTTAAAACGAGGATTTAACTTAGATTAAAACGTTAATTTTATTATAAGGAGTATTACGATGTCGCTTTCAAAGGAAATCAAACCAGAAATTATTAAGAAATTTGCACAAAAAGAGGGAGATACAGGATCTCCTGAGGTGCAAATTGCTTTACTCACACAACGTATTAAAGATCTTGCAACGCATCTTGAAACCCATAAGAAAGATATGAGCTCAAGGCGCGGCCTTCTAATTTTAGTTGGTCAACGCCGCCGGTTGCTTGACTATCTTAAGAAACATCATGTGAGCCGTTATGAAGCTCTTATTCGTGAACTTGGATTACGTCGTTAAGAAAATTGGTACCTCTCTCATATTCCTTTTGAGGAATAGTGTTTAAATTGTTAAGGAAATATGTATGTTTACAGTCTATCGTGAAGAAATAACTTGGGCGGGTCGTCCCCTTGTTTTTGAAACTGGTCAAATTGCACGGCAAGCGGATGGTTCTGTTCTTGCACGTTATGGTGACACAGCCGTGTTATGTACAGTAGTTGCCGAAAAGAACCCAAAACTTGACGCTAATTTCTTCCCTCTCTCGGTTCATTATCAAGAGAAGACTTTTTCTGTAGGCCGCATTCCAGGTGGATTCTTTAAAAGAGAAGGACGTCCCAGTGAGCAAGAGATTCTTATCTCACGTCTCATTGATCGTCCTATCCGGCCTCTGTTTCCAAAAGAGTTCAGAAACGAGACACAAGTGATTTGTACTGTGCTCAGCTATGATCGGGAAAATGAGGCTGATATCGTTGCTCTTTTGGGAGCATCCGCTGCTTTAACACTTTCAGGAATTCCTTTCTTAGGCCCCATTGGCGCAGCACGTGTCTCTTATAAAGAAGGAAACTATATTCTTAACCCTCTTTCAACAGAAATTAAAGACGGTGCTTTGGATCTTGTTGTTGCTGGAACAGCTGAAGGCGTTTTAATGGTTGAGTCAGAAGCCCATGAGCTTTCTGAAGACGTTATGCTTGGCGCCGTTACTTTTGGACATAATGCCTTTCAAGAGGTCATTCAAGCCATCATTCGTCTTGCTGAAAAAGCTGCAAAAGCGCCTTGGACCCTCCCTCCTGCACTTCCTAATCTTGACGAGATTACGAAAAAAGTTCGAGCCCTCATAACGGAAGATCTGAAAGCTGCTTTTAAAGAGCCTCTTAAACAAGAACGGTATGCTCTTTTCGATGCGGCTCACGCAAAAATGAAAGAAGCCTTTCCTGAAACGGAGGTTCCTTTCCCCATTCTTGAGGACATTTTTCATGATATTAAGCACGAAATTGTACGCACACAAGTTTTAGATACAGGCATCCGCATTGATGGGCGGAGCGTTACCTCCATTCGTCCCATTGAATCTGATGTTCAGGTTTTACCTCAAACACATGGAAGTGCTCTCTTTACACGCGGCGAAACCCAAGCGCTTGTGGTCACAACTCTTGGAACAGGAGAAGACGAACAAATCATTGATGCCCTTGAAGGAGAGTATCGTCAACATTTTATGCTTCACTATAACTTTCCCCCTTTCTCCGTTGGCGAAGTTGGTCGCGTTGGATCTCCAGGCCGGAGAGAAATAGGTCATGGAAAGCTTGCTTGGCGTGCTCTTCATCCAGTTCTTCCTCAAAAAACGGATTTTCCTTATACGATTCGCGTGGTCTCTGAAATCACGGAATCGAATGGATCTTCTTCAATGGCAACGGTTTGTGGAGGCTCTCTTTCCATGATGGACGCAGGTGTCCCTCTTTTAAGGCCTGTTGCTGGAATTGCCATGGGACTTATTAAAGAAGGTAAGAAAGTTGCTGTTCTTTCGGATATCTTAGGAGATGAAGACCATTTAGGAGATATGGATTTTAAAGTTGCTGGAACGAGCAAAGGAATTACAGCTCTTCAAATGGATATTAAAATTACCAGCATCACTCCTGAAATTATGAAAAATGCTCTTCATCAAGCTCAGGAAGGTCGTATTCATATCCTTAATGAAATGTCGAAAGGTTTAGGCGCTGCACGTGAAACGTTAAATGAAAATGCACCTCGCATTCAAACCATCCAAGTTCCTCGAGATAAAATTCGAGAAATCATTGGAACAGGTGGAAAAGTCATTCGTGAGATTTGTGAAACCACGGGCGTAAAGATCGATATTGAAGATGATGGAACGACACGTATTGCAGCTGCAGATACCAAATCCATTGAATCGGCTTTACAAAGGATTAATGAAATTATTGCCGTGCCTGAAATTGGCGTTGTTTATACTGGAAAAGTCGTTAAAACAGCAGAATTTGGAGCTTTTGTTGCTTTCTTAGGATCACAACAAGGCTTGGTACACATTAGCGAACTTGCGCCCACACGTGTTGCAAAAGTAACGGACATTGTAAATGTTGGAGACACGATTAAGGTAAAAGTTATTGGAATTGATGATCAAGGAAAAGTTCGGCTCAGTGTAAAAGCTCTGACAGCACCCAACTCAGAAAACGTAGAGAGGTGATTCCTTGAGTTTCATAAACCCTCTTTCTTTATCTGGTCAGCTTGTTTTCCCCTTAATTGAAGGGGGAAAAGGAATTGGTGTTACCAATGGCGTTAGTTCAGGATCTTGGGCTAAAGCAGGCGGTGTTGGAACATTTTCTGGTGTCAATGCAGACCTTATTGATGAAAACGGTGTTTTTATCCCGCTTGTTTATCATGGAAAAACAAGGCGTGAACGCCATGATGAATTGATAGATTATTCTATCCGCGGAGGGATCTCTCAAGCACGTCGTGCATTTGATATAGCAGGCGGCATGGGGCGCATTCATATGAATGTTCTTTGGGAGATGGGCGCTGTCGAACGTGTTCTTCATGGGATTTTATCCCATACAAAAGGACTTATTCACGGCCTCACCTGTGGAGCCGGTATGCCTTATAAACTTGGTGAAATCGCTGCGCAATATCAAGTCTACTTTTATCCTATTGTCTCTTCCGGACGCGCCTTTCGAGCTCTTTGGAAGAGAGCCTATTATAAGACAAAAGAATGGCTTGGAGGCGTTGTTTATGAAGACCCTTGGCTTGCAGGAGGGCATAATGGGCTTAGCAACAGTGAAAGCCCAACACATCCTGAAGATCCCTATCCTCGTGTAAAAGCCTTAAGAGAAGTGATGGATGAAGCAGGTCTTTCTCATGTTCCTATTGTTATGGCAGGAGGTGTCTGGCATTTAAAAGATTGGGAAAATTGGATTAATAATTCAGAATTAGGCCCTGTTGCTTTTCAATTTGGAACACGTCCCCTTCTGACTCAAGAAAGTCCCATTTCTTCAGAATGGAAACAAAAACTCTTAACGCTCAAAGAAGGCGATATTTATTTAAATTCTTTTAGCCCAACAGGTTTTTATTCTTCTGCCGTCGAGAATGATTTTATCAAGGAGCTCAAAGAACGAGCTCTCCATCAAATCGCTTTTTCATTAGAACCTCTTGGGGAACATCAAATTCCTTACCCTTATGGCCCTCGCGGAAGGGTTCTTTATCTCGCTCCAGGGGATCGAGAACGTGCGGAAGCCTGGATTGCACAAGGATTCACGGAATCCTTAAAAACGCCAGACTCTACACTTGTCTTTGTAACACCTGAAAAAGCCCAAGAAATTAGAAAAGACCAAATTGATTGTATGGGATGTTTAAGTGCATGCCGATTTAGCAATTGGGCACAAAATGAAGAAGGGACAACGGGAAAAAAAGCAGATCCGCGTTCTTTTTGTATTCAAAAAACACTTATGAACATCATTCATACATCTGACGTAGAGCATCAACTCATGTTTGCAGGACATGGAGCGTATCGTTTTGCAAAAGATCCTTTTTATAAAAATGGCTTCATTCCAACTGTGAAACAATTGGTAGATCGAATTCTAACGGGTGAATAATTTAAGTTTTCTTAAAAACATTTTTTAGTCGACTCAGGAGAGGAATAGAGAAAAAATGATGCAAAAATTATGGCTCGAAAAAGGCCCTTGGGGACCCAGGAGTGACGATGAGATTCGTAAAAAATCTTCTTCGTCGGATGACGCTAATCCTTGGACTCAAAAAAGAAAAACACCTTTTGGGGATGCACCGAAAAGTTTTCAGGATTTTTTTAAATCTAATTCTAAAAAAGGTGGAGATTTACCTCCTTTTCTTAAAGAAAAGAAAAGTCTGTTTTTAATTTTTATAGGCCTTTTTATTCTTTGGATGTTAACAGGATTTTATCGGGTTCAACCAGATGAAGTCGGCATTGTTTTACGTTTTGGAAAATGGGTCAGAACCAGTCAAGCAGGCCTTAACTACCATTTGCCTTCCCCCATTGAAACAGTTCTTCTTCCAAGTGTCACGCGCATTAACCGAATTGATATCGGATTTCGGTCCGGAAAAGATGGCTCTTCAAGCCAAATTCCCGAAGAAAGCCTTATGTTAACGGGAGATGAGAACATTGTAGATATCAATTTTACAGTTTTTTGGCGGATTAAAGATGCTGGAGATTTTTTGTTTAAGATTCGTTCTCCCAATGCTACGGTTAAAGCCGCTTCTGAAAGCACAATGCGTGAAGTGATTGGTCAAACACCGATTGCCGAATCCATGGCTGAAGGACGTCGTCAAATTGAAGAAAAAGTTAAAACGCTGCTTCAAGATCTTATGGATGAATACCAAGCAGGTATTGAAATTACAGAGGTTCAGCTGCAACGTGTCGATCCTCCTGCAGAAGTGATTGATGCCTTTCGGGATGTGCAACGCGCACGCGCTGATTTAGAGCGTCTGCGAAATGATGCGGAAGCCTATCGCAATAAAATTATTCCTGAAGCAAGAGGAGACGCTGAAAGCATGATCCAAGAAGCAGCAGGATATAAACAACAAATGATTCAAGAAGCAGAAGGCCAAGCAAATAGATTTAACTCTATCTTAAGTGCTTATAAAACAGCCCCTGAAATCACAGCCATAAGGATGTCTCTTGAAACAATGGAGGAGATTTTTTCAACGACCAACAAAGTTCTTATGGACGGAAGCCAAGTAAAGGGCGGAAATATTTTACCCTATCTTCCTTTAGATAGTCTTAAACCTAAAGAAGTCAACACATCCTCAGATTCCTCTTCACAAGGAGATGAACAATGAACTTACTTCAAAACCGCCTTACCATTATGCTCCTCACTGCATTCGGTTTTTTGATTGTTTTTTTAAGTCTCTCTCTTTTTGTAGTGACCCAGACCGAACAATGTCTTGTCTTACAGCTTGGGGATCCTGTCCGAACAATTCACCAACCCGGCCTTCATATGAAAATTCCTATCATTCAAAATGTTATCTTTTATGATAATCGTCTTCTTGACATCGATCTAAGCCCAGAAGAAGTGATTGCTTCGGATCAAAAAAGACTCGTTGTTGACACTTTCTTGCGTTATCGAATCACTGATCCGCTTCTTTTTTATAAAACTTTAGGAACAGAAGCTGTGGCACAAACAAGACTCCAGACTCTCGCAGGAGCAAGCTTACGGCGTGTTCTTGGAAGCTACCCTCTTTCAAGCCTTCTCTCTCCTGAACGTACAAAGATCATGGCTCAAATTAAGGCGGAAGTTTTTAAGATGGCTGAACCTTTTGGTGTAGATGTTGTTGATGTTCGGATAAGACACGCAGATCTTCCAAAAGCAAATAGTGAAGCCATTTATTTAAGAATGGAAAGCGAACGCAAACGTGAAGCAAAAGAATTTAGAGCTAAAGGAGAAGAAATAGCGAAAAAAATAAGGTCGTATGCTGACCGTGACCGAACTATTCTTTTAGCCGAAGCAAAAAATAAAGCCCAAACATTACGCGGTGAAGGAGATGGTTCCTCGATCCGTATTTTGGCTGAAGCGTTTTCAAAAGATCAAAAGTTTTTCGAATTTTATCGGTCTCTGGAAGCTTATAAAAATTCATTTAAGGGGGAAAATACAACTTTAGTCATCTCTCCAACGGGTAAATTCTTCAAATTTTTTAATGCAGGAACGTCACAATAGAGAGCTTTCATATTCTTTCTTTTTTGCGAAGAAAAATTTCATTCTTCATAAATTTCAAATACGAACAAATTTTTTAATCTTCTTTAGTATGTAATCCATTCAGGTAAAAAATAAGACGGTGTTTCAGAAAGAAAAGCACATTACTTCTTAAATCATGGTGCTTTTCTTACATGGTGTAGAGTTTTCCAGCTGCCGTCATAATTTACTCCCCTAATCTTTGTTAACTCAAAGATTCTTTTGACTTTCTTTCGTTTCCAATGGCATAGTTAGGTTTTTAAGAGGGAGATCTCTTTCCTCATGGGTTAGGACTGGTTTCACAATACATATTGGCATCATGACTTTTTTAAATTTAATACGATCTTTGGTATGTGTTTTTAGTTCTTTGCTATTATATCATACCATCCACGCCACACCTTCTTGTGATTGTTCTTTTTCTTTTGCTCCAGTTGTTGAACAGGTTTTACCAGCTGTCGTTGATATTTCGATTCATCATTCAGAAAATAACCCTTCTGCATCCTACAATTTTAAAGAATTGATGAGCCTTCCTGACGTTCAATCATCTCTCCTTGGCACACTTTTAAAAGATTGGTCTCAAGGACAAGATCTTGAAGGAACATCCTCTCATCACTCTTTAGGATCAGGGTTTATTATTGATCCCATGGGATATATTGTCACCAACCGGCATGTGGTTCAAGATGTTGACACTGCTGTTGTCTCGCTTTCAGATGGAAGAGAAATGACAGCTCAAATTATTGCACGGGACGCACGAACTGACCTCGCTCTTTTAAAAGTTGAAACGAAAGACCCTCTTCCTTCTTTAAAATGGGGAGACTCTCACTCTGCCCGTGTCGGAGACTGGATTTTAGTTGTGGGGAGTCCTTTTGGTTTTGGACGCTCTGTCTCTGCTGGAATTATTTCTGCACGCGCACGTGATATCTCACGGTCTCAGACATCTTTAGGCGAAGAAGGTATCATGAGTGGGTATGTTGATGACCTTATTCAAACAGATGCTTCTATTAATCTTGGGAACTCTGGAGGTCCTATGATTAACACCAAGGGAGAAGTTATTGGCGTTAATGTGGCTCTTTTTTCCCCATCCGGTGGAAGTATCGGCATCGGTTTTTCAGTTCCATCGAGTGTAGCAGAACGTGCTGTTCAGCAAATGATTCAAAGAAAACAAGCTATCTATGGATGGATGGGTATCCGCGTTCAGGAAGTGCGCCCTGATATGGCAAAGGCATTAGGATATGACTCTCTTTTGAAAGCTGGAAAAAAAGGAGCTTTTGTCAGCTTTGTTGATCCTTTTGGGCCCGCAGCAAAAAGCGGTATCTTACCCGCTGATATTATTCTTTCTTATGATGGGCTGAACATTACCGCCTATGAAAAGCTCCCCCGCCTTGTTGGAGAAACAGACGTTGGCAAAAAAGTTATGATCACCCTCTGGCGCAACGGAAAAGAAATTTCTCTTCCTGTTATTATTGAAGAATGGTCTGAAAGAGAGAGAGAAGAATTTTCAGATTTTCAAAAAAATATGATTAAAATTCCTCTGTCTTCAGACTCCCCCGGCGTTTCGTATCAATCTTATTTAGGTGTTTATGTCACTCCTCTTACCAAAACCATGAAATCTTATTATAAAATCCCTTCAAATGTAGAAGGAGTTCTTATTGTTGGACTTGAAAAGTATGCGCAAGGAAATGATAAAGCCGTTTCTTTCCCAGCACTCGATATTCAAGTGGATGACATTATCGAAGAAGTTAATCAAACTAAAATCACGTCTTTTCAAGAACTCGAAAACCTTCTGCAATCTCTCTTTACATCCGGAAAAAATACCGTTCTTTTAAAAATATGGCGGCATGGGATTACGCATTATATTGCTTTAAATTTAGGAGGTGGCGATGGAGACAATAAAGACACTTCTCAAGGCACTTCCGCCCCTTCCTAACAATACTGTTTTTATCATTGCAGGACCAACAGCAAGTGGTAAATCTCAATTTTCTCTTGATCTTGCAAAACTTATCAATGGCGTTATTATTAATGCAGATAGCCTTCAACTTTATGAAGATCTCCCTATTCTAACAGCCCATCCTCCAGCTCATGATTTAAAAAAAATTCCCCATAAACTTTATGGAATTCTTCCGTCAGAAACACGAATAACAGCACCCATCTGGGCTAAACTTGCTCACGGAGAAATACAAAAAGCCTTTAAGGCTCAAAAAAGACCCATTCTTGTTGGCGGAACAGGATTTTACTTAAAAGTTCTAATGGAAGGATTAGACGAGATACC from Pseudomonadota bacterium includes these protein-coding regions:
- a CDS encoding protease modulator HflC, with translation MLLTAFGFLIVFLSLSLFVVTQTEQCLVLQLGDPVRTIHQPGLHMKIPIIQNVIFYDNRLLDIDLSPEEVIASDQKRLVVDTFLRYRITDPLLFYKTLGTEAVAQTRLQTLAGASLRRVLGSYPLSSLLSPERTKIMAQIKAEVFKMAEPFGVDVVDVRIRHADLPKANSEAIYLRMESERKREAKEFRAKGEEIAKKIRSYADRDRTILLAEAKNKAQTLRGEGDGSSIRILAEAFSKDQKFFEFYRSLEAYKNSFKGENTTLVISPTGKFFKFFNAGTSQ
- a CDS encoding trypsin-like peptidase domain-containing protein — encoded protein: MTFLNLIRSLVCVFSSLLLYHTIHATPSCDCSFSFAPVVEQVLPAVVDISIHHSENNPSASYNFKELMSLPDVQSSLLGTLLKDWSQGQDLEGTSSHHSLGSGFIIDPMGYIVTNRHVVQDVDTAVVSLSDGREMTAQIIARDARTDLALLKVETKDPLPSLKWGDSHSARVGDWILVVGSPFGFGRSVSAGIISARARDISRSQTSLGEEGIMSGYVDDLIQTDASINLGNSGGPMINTKGEVIGVNVALFSPSGGSIGIGFSVPSSVAERAVQQMIQRKQAIYGWMGIRVQEVRPDMAKALGYDSLLKAGKKGAFVSFVDPFGPAAKSGILPADIILSYDGLNITAYEKLPRLVGETDVGKKVMITLWRNGKEISLPVIIEEWSEREREEFSDFQKNMIKIPLSSDSPGVSYQSYLGVYVTPLTKTMKSYYKIPSNVEGVLIVGLEKYAQGNDKAVSFPALDIQVDDIIEEVNQTKITSFQELENLLQSLFTSGKNTVLLKIWRHGITHYIALNLGGGDGDNKDTSQGTSAPS
- the hflK gene encoding FtsH protease activity modulator HflK, producing MQKLWLEKGPWGPRSDDEIRKKSSSSDDANPWTQKRKTPFGDAPKSFQDFFKSNSKKGGDLPPFLKEKKSLFLIFIGLFILWMLTGFYRVQPDEVGIVLRFGKWVRTSQAGLNYHLPSPIETVLLPSVTRINRIDIGFRSGKDGSSSQIPEESLMLTGDENIVDINFTVFWRIKDAGDFLFKIRSPNATVKAASESTMREVIGQTPIAESMAEGRRQIEEKVKTLLQDLMDEYQAGIEITEVQLQRVDPPAEVIDAFRDVQRARADLERLRNDAEAYRNKIIPEARGDAESMIQEAAGYKQQMIQEAEGQANRFNSILSAYKTAPEITAIRMSLETMEEIFSTTNKVLMDGSQVKGGNILPYLPLDSLKPKEVNTSSDSSSQGDEQ
- the pnp gene encoding polyribonucleotide nucleotidyltransferase; translated protein: MFTVYREEITWAGRPLVFETGQIARQADGSVLARYGDTAVLCTVVAEKNPKLDANFFPLSVHYQEKTFSVGRIPGGFFKREGRPSEQEILISRLIDRPIRPLFPKEFRNETQVICTVLSYDRENEADIVALLGASAALTLSGIPFLGPIGAARVSYKEGNYILNPLSTEIKDGALDLVVAGTAEGVLMVESEAHELSEDVMLGAVTFGHNAFQEVIQAIIRLAEKAAKAPWTLPPALPNLDEITKKVRALITEDLKAAFKEPLKQERYALFDAAHAKMKEAFPETEVPFPILEDIFHDIKHEIVRTQVLDTGIRIDGRSVTSIRPIESDVQVLPQTHGSALFTRGETQALVVTTLGTGEDEQIIDALEGEYRQHFMLHYNFPPFSVGEVGRVGSPGRREIGHGKLAWRALHPVLPQKTDFPYTIRVVSEITESNGSSSMATVCGGSLSMMDAGVPLLRPVAGIAMGLIKEGKKVAVLSDILGDEDHLGDMDFKVAGTSKGITALQMDIKITSITPEIMKNALHQAQEGRIHILNEMSKGLGAARETLNENAPRIQTIQVPRDKIREIIGTGGKVIREICETTGVKIDIEDDGTTRIAAADTKSIESALQRINEIIAVPEIGVVYTGKVVKTAEFGAFVAFLGSQQGLVHISELAPTRVAKVTDIVNVGDTIKVKVIGIDDQGKVRLSVKALTAPNSENVER
- the rpsO gene encoding 30S ribosomal protein S15, translating into MSLSKEIKPEIIKKFAQKEGDTGSPEVQIALLTQRIKDLATHLETHKKDMSSRRGLLILVGQRRRLLDYLKKHHVSRYEALIRELGLRR
- the truB gene encoding tRNA pseudouridine(55) synthase TruB, with the translated sequence MTSFLHGWLPLDKPYGISSTQALTRLKHFVHQTFFSSFKKMPLKIGHGGTLDPLATGVLPIALGEATKTVDYVMGSSKEYLFEVTWGERRTTDDKEGEILEVSSLRPSATQILSVLPSFTGLISQRPPLYSALKIKGVPSYKLARSGEDVILSERIIKIETLTLLDAKIDSATFFVRCGKGTYIRSIARDLAKTLGTCGYVSSLKRTKVGLFDLSCTISLDNLERVGHKISENLFSLDAVLDDIPAVSVSEKEALALKQGQKVNLSERPQLLSKGEGTLVVVKTEGKNIIGFGHYDVPLMSLHLKRGFNLD
- a CDS encoding nitronate monooxygenase produces the protein MSFINPLSLSGQLVFPLIEGGKGIGVTNGVSSGSWAKAGGVGTFSGVNADLIDENGVFIPLVYHGKTRRERHDELIDYSIRGGISQARRAFDIAGGMGRIHMNVLWEMGAVERVLHGILSHTKGLIHGLTCGAGMPYKLGEIAAQYQVYFYPIVSSGRAFRALWKRAYYKTKEWLGGVVYEDPWLAGGHNGLSNSESPTHPEDPYPRVKALREVMDEAGLSHVPIVMAGGVWHLKDWENWINNSELGPVAFQFGTRPLLTQESPISSEWKQKLLTLKEGDIYLNSFSPTGFYSSAVENDFIKELKERALHQIAFSLEPLGEHQIPYPYGPRGRVLYLAPGDRERAEAWIAQGFTESLKTPDSTLVFVTPEKAQEIRKDQIDCMGCLSACRFSNWAQNEEGTTGKKADPRSFCIQKTLMNIIHTSDVEHQLMFAGHGAYRFAKDPFYKNGFIPTVKQLVDRILTGE